In Primulina huaijiensis isolate GDHJ02 chromosome 4, ASM1229523v2, whole genome shotgun sequence, the DNA window AAATACGGTGTTTTAGATGCGATCGTATTTTAGAACCATAAaagagtatttttttaaaatatatttttaggttTTTAGGTTTTTGTTTTAAGCTAATTTTGCTTAGGTGGAATCCACTTATGCAACTTGATCATTAATAGGTGCAAAGTGGGCGACATTCGGTGTCAAACAAATAAAATCCGGCTGTTCTCTCCAGTTCTGACGACACAGGACGAGATCTCAAAACAACCGAAATATTGTATCTTTTTTCAAACTTGACTACATAAAagaccaaaataaaaaattgaccCACATAAAAGATCAAAATGCTAATTTTTCCGCATATGCAAAGTGagatcatatttaatttaataataatagtagtagtagtagtGATCTTCTTTAAGAGTCATATCAATGTGGAAGATAAGGCGGATAGATATAAATGTcagaaaaatgagaaaatagtatgtgttaattaattatttgtttaactttttaaaacagaaaatttcaattattttctaTGTTTCGATATTGTTCAGCCcattacatatatattaaatttttataaataagttTTTCTTTCTGATGAACTTTTCAATTCTTTTCTATGTGTTATTACACTGACAGTGCGGATAAAactatcatatttataatatcaGCAGATTGCATTAATGATTACCTATTAAAGATACATACTTTAAACAATTGCGGACATTTTAGATATATTATCtatgattttataattttgtaaATAACAATCTTGTATACTAAATTCTAGTACTAATCTTAGTATCTTACTATCTCATTAAAGTAGtaatatattatgaattttataaagatattattttaaacaaaacaacataaaacaacaaaataaataattattttatttaaaacagtAAATAATCACAAAGATGGGGCACACATTTGCGACGTTCTATCCATCAGAAAATCTACCGTGCAAAGCCCAGTCCACCATATCTTTGTGTCCAATTGCTTGTCTACTCTACCTCAATTCACCATTTCGAAGGTTTATCCGTACAAGTTTCTTCTACCTATACCCTTTTAGCTCCAAAGAACATATACATGGAGCTATGTCGACTTGGGTACGTCTTGGGGACAGAGATAAGCCCGAGGCCAAGAAAGAATAATTTATCAAGTTGCTGAAAAACATTTTGATTCGCATTACTTCCTTTCCATTGTAACTACCTACCAATTATTTTTGCCAAACTAACTACTTATAAACacaacatttatttatttattttattgtcaattTTCTAGGAAACCCTCTTATCTCTATTTCCTTCCACGTATCAATAGATCTAACACCAAATACATAACAGCATATAAATATGGATAAGAAACCTTAAAAGATAAAACAGCATacaaataaacatttcaacagAGAAGCTAAAATTGCCTTTTCACATAAATGTTTCATCATAGTTTACTTCATGTTGACATCCATCCATGCTAACAGTCTCTGCTTGAGTTTCATGTACAGTGTGCGCTTCAAACAGGCAGTTATACATCCCTGACTTTTAGCCTGACTTCAGAGGGAGAGTTGAGCGGCTTTTTTGGGCTTGAAGGAACAGAGTTGAACTTACGTACCAAGACTGTGAAACAAGGCACAAATAATACATAGAGGGCCCCGAAGATAAATGGTGCAGCAACAAGCCATCCCAACAGCTgcatttttcaacaaaattacCAAATGATAGGATAATCTTAAAGATAAAGAGCACAATACAAGCATAAATCTCCTAGGAATCAGAGCCCAATCACAGTTTGTCACGTTATGACTAATTGCATATGTTGTAACCTTACTTCAATCTAAACACAGCTGCTAGTTCATTCATTTACACGATAACAGACGCAGAAGGCCATGGTACCACAGTTCGATGTTTTACACGCATAAATTTGTCCAATTATCAATAAAAAGGGAGAACGTTTtgacaaatttcaatattcctGATTATTTGCTAGTATCTCCATCTCCATATTTTATAACTATAAGAATCTATGAATGAGCTAACTCGAGCTTTATCATAATCCATTTTGACTTTCCTTATTCACAAGCATGAACAATCATTCAAATCAAGACGCGAACAAAATGGGATGCTCCCCAAAAATCTTATATAACAACTCAAAATGGGATAGCAAAAGAGACAAAATCTAGAGATAGATTTGAATATTAGATAGGTTGCATACTGCGTGGAAAATGCTCTGTAAAACTTCCTTTGATGCCTGTCCAGTCAAGACCTTCTTGAGAGCATCCGAGGTCAATGTAAATTGAGGACCACCGGTGACGATTTCACCAAAGCGTAAAAATGGAAACACTAGACTAAAAGTTGAAACCACATATAAAAGGAAGCCGTAATCagaaaaattcacaaaaattacTGAAATAGAATGCCTCCAGCTGCAATCAGAGAGGTTACACCAACAGTTATATCATAAAAAACGCCATATTTTCTCCTATATTATGACAGAAAAAATCTAAGAAGAAAAGCAAGATGGTATTTGTACACACATGCCAAAAGTTCGAGGGTAagttaaaaggaaaaaagaaaagtgTGGTAGCTGTGGTAATTGGGTCTGCCAAACCATTTGCCAGCATCTTCTAACATTTAAGACCAACAAGAAGTAAAATAGATAAAAGTCTTTGTTCTTGCAAGGATATTAACCCAACGCACACCTCCCCTCCCAAACAAGCTCGCCCAAAGGCACATACATAGAAAGACTAGGATTATGCATTCTGCAATGAAAAGTTTTAACAATGAGTGGATAGCGGAAAGATACTGGTGGTGAGATAGTGATCTAAAATGAGACAACAATTACTAATCCAAAAGTCGCCACAAACTCTCTGGTCTTAATTCAACATTGAACAGAATGAGAAAGCTCAAAACGAAAAATGACCTCAATTCAATAGGAGTGGCAATAAAATTAGCCAGCATTACAGTTGGAGCATGACATACAGATCCGAGTACAGCGACAGCGATGCCACAGAGAAACACAGTAACCCCTGGGTGAAgacaatatatataatcttgGAGTGATCTCACAAACAGAAAGAAgacaatatatataatcttgGAGTGATCTCACAAACAGAAAGAAGACAATAACCCAAACATAAGTTTAATTGCTTCCATTTTTagcattaattatatttatttagaaCACAAAAATGGGAAATTAACAAACACGCATACCACAGATGGGAAAGACTCCAATTGTGATTCCCAATGCCGCGGAGAATGCCAATTGCTTGGGCTCTGTTCCCCTGCGGAGAATTTGGAAAAGAGGGTCTACAACTTTTCTTCGGAACCAAGAACCCGCCCGATTCAGCATATCTATGCGATTCAAATCAATCAATTATCGCTGCGCACTGCCGAAGGAGCCTAGctttgtaaaataataattttgaaggaGAGAGATGTACAGTAAGGTGGATGAAGATCATTCATTATCAGTAAAAGAATTTGGTTTTTTAATAACATTAACGTAGCATTAAATATAATCTTAAAATATGCAATAGagtataaaaatgattttatNttttaaacaaaataaatatcatatgaAGAATAATTTGCGTGTCCAAATAGATTGATTGATTcaccttaatttttttttgaaatttataactCAAATCTCCAACAGCCAACTATGAATTATACTGTATGTTTATCTGAAAAATGGATATGATTCAAAACGTACGTGTTTCCGGCGTACAGACAAGACCAAAAACAAGAAATGAATCCATCGCTCTCTAAATCTTCCATGTCCTTGTTCAAGACATAGCTCTGATCCACAATCGATCTGCAACTACACTAGTATTTAAATATTTCATCCACCACAATTGATCTCACCTCTTTCATGCTCAGATAACCAACTTTAATTAGTTCCCAGATATATAttgacacatatatatatatatatatatatatatgtgtgtgtgtgtgtgtgtgtgagattGAGTGAGAAATTACGTACATAATCTCAAGAAACCAAATCCAGAAATGCCATTGGCGAAAACTTTTCCGTTTTCTATATATGTTACAGGAGGAAATTTGTCATAGTTATAATAGTTgatgtatgtatgtgtgtatgtatgtCGTGAAGAGCAAACAAGACCCGTCTGAAGAACTATCGAATACAAGAAGAGCATGCATTCTATCTTAATCATTATATAATTTTGGATTTGTCTAAAAATTAATGATATCAAATTAACTTATAGattgattttattatgttattattataataatagac includes these proteins:
- the LOC140975049 gene encoding uncharacterized protein; the encoded protein is MLNRAGSWFRRKVVDPLFQILRRGTEPKQLAFSAALGITIGVFPICGVTVFLCGIAVAVLGSVCHAPTVMLANFIATPIELSLVFPFLRFGEIVTGGPQFTLTSDALKKVLTGQASKEVLQSIFHALLGWLVAAPFIFGALYVLFVPCFTVLVRKFNSVPSSPKKPLNSPSEVRLKVRDV